In Geitlerinema sp. PCC 9228, one DNA window encodes the following:
- a CDS encoding argininosuccinate synthase: MARAKKVVLAYSGGVDTSVCIPYLKNEWGVEEVITLAADLGQGDELEPVRKKAFQAGASESLVEDAREIFVRDYAFDAIQANAMYEDRYPLSTALGRPLIAKLLVEAAEKYGADAVAHGCTGKGNDQVRFDVAIAALNPDLKVLAPAREWGMSREATIAYGERFGIPAPVKKSSPYSIDRNILGRSIEAGSLEDPWVEPPEEVFVMAKPIADTPDEPEYVEVGFEQGIPKTVNGNACDPVTLVTQLNAIAGRHGVGRIDMMENRLVGIKSREIYEAPALMVLIQAHRDLESLTLTADITQYKRGIEQTYSQLVYNGLWYSPLKEALDAFVRQTQERVSGTVRLKLFKGHATVVGRQSPNSLYAADMATYGEQDQFDHKAAEGFIYVWGLPTRIWSEQRRRS; this comes from the coding sequence ATGGCTCGTGCCAAGAAAGTAGTACTGGCCTATTCGGGTGGCGTGGATACGTCGGTTTGCATTCCCTACTTGAAAAATGAGTGGGGGGTAGAAGAAGTCATTACCCTGGCTGCGGATTTGGGTCAGGGGGATGAGTTAGAACCGGTACGCAAAAAGGCGTTTCAAGCGGGTGCTAGCGAATCGTTGGTGGAAGATGCCCGGGAAATTTTTGTGCGCGACTATGCGTTTGATGCCATTCAAGCCAATGCCATGTACGAAGACCGCTACCCGCTTTCGACGGCGTTAGGCAGACCGTTGATTGCCAAGTTACTGGTGGAGGCGGCGGAAAAATACGGTGCCGATGCGGTGGCACACGGTTGTACGGGAAAAGGCAACGACCAGGTACGCTTTGATGTGGCTATTGCGGCTCTCAATCCCGATTTAAAGGTTTTGGCACCCGCACGCGAGTGGGGTATGAGTCGGGAGGCTACCATTGCTTATGGAGAGCGTTTTGGCATTCCGGCACCGGTGAAGAAGTCCTCGCCTTACAGTATCGATCGCAATATTTTGGGTCGCAGTATTGAAGCAGGGTCTTTGGAGGATCCGTGGGTGGAACCGCCGGAAGAAGTGTTTGTTATGGCCAAGCCTATTGCCGATACACCCGACGAACCGGAATATGTGGAGGTTGGGTTCGAGCAAGGAATTCCCAAAACGGTGAATGGTAATGCTTGCGACCCGGTGACGTTGGTGACGCAACTCAACGCGATCGCGGGACGCCACGGTGTCGGTAGGATTGATATGATGGAAAATCGCCTAGTGGGCATCAAATCCCGAGAAATTTATGAGGCACCGGCGCTGATGGTTTTAATTCAGGCACACCGGGATTTGGAGAGTTTGACGCTTACCGCCGATATTACCCAGTACAAACGGGGCATCGAACAGACCTACAGCCAACTGGTGTACAACGGCTTGTGGTACAGTCCTCTGAAAGAGGCTTTGGATGCTTTTGTGCGCCAGACCCAGGAACGGGTATCCGGTACGGTGCGTTTGAAATTGTTTAAAGGTCATGCCACAGTGGTGGGAAGGCAATCTCCCAATTCCCTGTATGCGGCAGATATGGCGACTTATGGGGAACAAGACCAGTTCGACCACAAAGCCGCCGAAGGATTTATTTATGTTTGGGGCTTGCCTACCCGCATTTGGTCGGAACAGCGCCGCCGTTCTTGA
- a CDS encoding HNH endonuclease, producing MSCTHNVLGHSVVVFSANYLPLTRINIKRAIVLLLAGKAEPVHFMSSATTTWTVHAPSLVLQVPEYIRLTTSNRDRLWKAPSVSRREVLKRDRHTCQYCGSTKHLTVDHVLPRSRGGTDTWENVVTACTTCNGRKGNRTPEEAKMPLRTQPKAPVHPVLAFAEEFWRHQGEAMQPKPNEA from the coding sequence TTGAGTTGCACGCACAACGTTCTGGGACATTCGGTGGTCGTCTTTTCCGCCAACTACCTTCCCCTAACCCGCATCAACATCAAACGGGCGATCGTTTTGTTGCTGGCGGGCAAAGCAGAACCCGTTCATTTTATGAGCTCTGCCACCACCACTTGGACGGTCCATGCCCCCAGCTTGGTTCTGCAGGTACCGGAATACATTCGCTTGACCACCAGCAACCGCGATCGCTTGTGGAAAGCCCCATCGGTTAGCCGCCGGGAGGTTCTCAAACGCGATCGTCATACCTGCCAGTATTGTGGGAGTACCAAACATCTTACCGTCGATCACGTTCTGCCCCGTTCCCGCGGCGGCACCGACACCTGGGAGAACGTGGTTACCGCTTGTACCACGTGCAACGGTCGCAAAGGCAACCGCACCCCAGAAGAAGCCAAAATGCCCCTACGCACCCAGCCCAAGGCACCAGTTCACCCAGTCCTAGCTTTTGCAGAAGAGTTCTGGCGACATCAAGGGGAAGCCATGCAACCCAAGCCCAACGAGGCATAA
- a CDS encoding response regulator encodes MDNVIQDLEEIKSQLKKAMRSKKPKMLVVDDEPDNLDLLYRTFRREFNVFKADSGVSALEILKEQGEVAVIISDQRMPEMKGTEFLSKTLSEFPNTVRIILTGFTDIEDLVEAINSGQVYKYITKPWDPKELKEVVQNAAQTYSLIQQRSEELLRAQAHTQLMAAILQVAQQANQPEDCLDPIAKAFAENFAADSAILQLVEGQELATAGTYNPNQIDLSWLANDPLVEQARTQHQIKVSANIGRDKELSQLEHYQNTGIQAHLVVPILYRETLLAILALQWKKTAPIKEEELDTIYLACQQVALTLNTVRNS; translated from the coding sequence ATGGATAATGTTATTCAAGATTTAGAGGAAATTAAAAGCCAGCTGAAGAAAGCCATGCGATCGAAAAAGCCCAAAATGTTAGTCGTTGATGACGAACCAGATAACCTAGACCTGCTTTACCGCACTTTCCGGCGGGAGTTTAACGTATTTAAAGCCGACAGTGGCGTTAGCGCTCTAGAAATTCTCAAAGAACAAGGAGAAGTAGCGGTAATTATCTCCGACCAACGCATGCCGGAGATGAAAGGCACCGAATTTCTGAGCAAAACCCTCTCGGAGTTTCCCAATACCGTTCGGATTATTTTAACGGGATTTACCGATATTGAAGACTTGGTAGAAGCGATCAACTCCGGACAGGTTTACAAATACATTACCAAACCCTGGGACCCCAAAGAATTAAAAGAAGTGGTGCAAAATGCCGCCCAAACCTACAGTTTGATTCAACAAAGAAGCGAAGAATTGCTGCGAGCACAAGCCCACACGCAACTGATGGCAGCGATTCTCCAAGTTGCCCAGCAAGCCAACCAGCCCGAAGATTGCCTCGACCCCATCGCCAAAGCATTCGCGGAAAATTTTGCAGCCGATAGTGCCATTTTGCAATTGGTAGAAGGGCAAGAGCTAGCCACGGCAGGCACCTACAATCCCAACCAAATCGATCTGAGTTGGCTGGCAAACGATCCGTTGGTCGAACAAGCACGCACCCAGCACCAAATTAAGGTCAGTGCCAACATTGGCAGAGATAAAGAACTTTCCCAGCTAGAACACTATCAAAATACAGGGATTCAAGCACATCTGGTCGTACCCATTCTTTATCGGGAAACCCTGCTGGCAATTCTGGCTTTGCAATGGAAAAAAACCGCTCCCATTAAAGAAGAAGAATTGGATACGATTTATTTAGCCTGCCAGCAAGTGGCTCTGACTTTAAATACGGTACGCAACAGCTAG
- the ubiE gene encoding bifunctional demethylmenaquinone methyltransferase/2-methoxy-6-polyprenyl-1,4-benzoquinol methylase UbiE, with protein MSVKPLFDRIAPVYDRLNDWFSFGQHRIWKMMAVKWSQAGVGDTCLDLCCGSGDLTRSLAWQVGETGQVYGVDFSWELLQVARKKSLGYPNISWIEADVLHLPFADCFCDAVTMGYGLRNVADISGSLQEIHRVLKPNATAAILDFHRPDSGYMRQFQKLYLQTIVVPIATQMGLGEEYAYLAPSIERFPNGKEQINIALQVGFANAVHYPIANGIMGVLVVTKR; from the coding sequence ATGAGTGTCAAACCCCTATTCGACCGTATTGCCCCTGTTTACGATCGCTTGAACGATTGGTTTAGTTTCGGTCAGCATCGGATTTGGAAAATGATGGCGGTGAAATGGAGTCAGGCAGGTGTGGGGGATACCTGTTTGGATTTATGCTGTGGCAGTGGCGATTTAACGCGATCGCTAGCATGGCAAGTAGGAGAAACCGGACAAGTCTATGGTGTAGATTTCTCCTGGGAACTGTTACAAGTAGCTCGCAAAAAGAGTCTGGGCTATCCGAACATCTCCTGGATCGAAGCCGATGTTCTCCATTTGCCCTTTGCCGATTGTTTCTGCGACGCAGTTACCATGGGCTATGGCTTGCGCAACGTAGCCGATATTTCGGGTTCGCTGCAAGAAATCCACCGGGTTTTGAAACCAAACGCAACAGCTGCCATTTTAGACTTCCATCGCCCTGACAGCGGGTACATGCGTCAATTTCAAAAATTGTACTTGCAAACCATTGTCGTTCCCATTGCCACCCAAATGGGATTGGGAGAAGAATATGCCTATCTTGCCCCCAGCATCGAGCGTTTTCCCAACGGCAAAGAGCAAATCAACATCGCCTTGCAAGTCGGCTTTGCCAACGCCGTTCACTATCCCATAGCAAACGGTATAATGGGAGTGCTGGTCGTTACAAAACGATAA